In Procambarus clarkii isolate CNS0578487 chromosome 36, FALCON_Pclarkii_2.0, whole genome shotgun sequence, one DNA window encodes the following:
- the LOC138371655 gene encoding involucrin-like, with amino-acid sequence MNDELEHLELIDDLEHLELIDELEHLELNDELEHLELNDELEHLELNEELEHLELIDDLEHLELIDELEPLELIDELEHLELNDELEHLELNDELEHLELNEELEHLELIDDLEHLELIDELEPLELIDELEHLELNDELEHLELNDELEHLELNDELEHLELIDDLEHLELIDEL; translated from the coding sequence ATGAATGATGAACTTGAACACTTGGAACTGATTGACGATCTTGAACACTTAGAACTGATTGATGAACTTGAACACCTGGAACTGAATGATGAACTTGAACACCTGGAACTGAATGATGAACTTGAACACTTGGAACTGAATGAGGAACTTGAACACTTGGAACTGATTGATGATCTTGAACACTTAGAACTGATTGATGAACTTGAACCCCTGGAACTGATTGATGAACTTGAACACCTGGAACTGAATGATGAACTTGAACACCTGGAACTGAATGATGAACTTGAACACTTGGAACTGAATGAGGAACTTGAACACTTGGAACTGATTGACGATCTTGAACACTTAGAACTGATTGATGAACTTGAACCCCTGGAACTGATTGATGAACTTGAACACCTGGAACTGAATGATGAACTTGAACACCTGGAACTGAATGATGAACTTGAACACTTGGAACTGAATGATGAACTTGAACACTTGGAACTGATTGACGATCTTGAACACTTAGAACTGATTGATGAACTTTAA